aaattctttttcttttagttaaaattttatttataccccccacccccacccccaccccccaacccttcttcttcatcttcttgtgcaatttcttcattgttcttctccaatccatttgaagggcagttcgtgcaatttcttcattgtttttttctccagtccatttgaagggcagttcgtgcaatttcttcattgtttttttctccagtccatttgaagggcagttcgtgcaatttcttcattgttgttaaacaatgaagaaaatttcccatttgaagggcagtgcGTGCAATGAAAATttcccatttgaagggcagttcgtgcaatttcttcattgttgttaaaAGTTCATTTAAAgggcaattcgtgcaatttcttcattgtagTTACGTATTGTTTCTTAATCTTGAACAAATTTGAGTGTAAGTGGGACGAATTTGAGGAGGAATTGGATGTTTGTTCCTTAATTCAGTTTTTCTGGTGGGGTGGTGGTGGGTGTGGGGATTTTTCCGGTGGGGTGGTGGGTGTGGGTGTGGATGGTTGGGGTtggggatgaagaagaagaggtgGAGGAGAAGAGGGAGGGGTGGGTTGGGAATTGATTTTTTATTGTAGTTAAAATTTATTTTTGCTTTAATTTAATTCTCACTCtcctattatttaattataattttttttgtgtCACATCAGCTCAGAAGGTGGAATTAATATCACTTTTttatatattaggtgtgtaataggtcattACTAAAGTTTAAATGTGATGTCAACTTTTGAGGTATAGTTTAGGGGTCAATTTATGTCTTTAAACCTAATTGGCAAGTCAAACTTCAGGTAAACAAAATCGAAAATTTCATCGTGGCACGCTAAACTTCAGGCAAGAAAGTCGAAACTTTAATCTTGGCGAGCCAAAACTTaggttaaaatatcataaatttgCTATCAAATTTCAAACACAAATTTTTGCAACTTAAATCATGTATGCTTGAAATTGGTTCCGAATTGGCTAAACTTATAAATTTTGAGATACTATCCCCATGTCTTAAATGGTGTTCCAAAATTGGCTATCTGTGCACTTGCCCCCTTAACGTTTTGCAAAAAGCTGCTCCTATTTTAATGATATCTAAATCTCTGAATACACTATTTCAAATAAATTGCGAATGCTATTTCAAAATATAGATATTATTTTCACTTGTTCAATCTCCACTTCAAAATGTTGGTTACTCCATGTATTGGCGAATATTCGTGGAAGACTTGTGAAGTTTACTAAGTTGAACGTTAGGCAATTGGATTCCAATAATCATATTCGTCATCATGACTTACCCTTAATTAATCTTTGTTCCACAAAGAAATTAAAAGGATCAAAACCTAAATTGAGACCGGTATATTAATTCAAATATAATACAATAATAATGCGTCTCAGATTACTTCTTCGATACATGtagacaaataaaaataaataacattTTGTTTAGCCGCACGAAATAGAAGATAGTTTTTTCATCAGAAGGAAAAACCAGCAGATACAATTAAATACATAAATCAAATTATTCTAGAAAACGTTAGATAATTAATTACTGCTCCTAAGACATTGATCTGAAAAAGAAATCAAATCCAAATCTACATTTCTTGTTATATAATCAAATTCTTCTATGACATAACTGTAATAAATTCCATAGAGAGTAAAGGAATATGGAAGTTTTAGTATTCTATACACAAAAGCATATTAAAAATAGTAATTAAGTACCTAATCAgcgttcttttcttttttttttcctccttctTAAACTCATCAATTATCTCACATAATTCTGCAGTACTCAGCTTCTCCATGAACAAATCGATCACATTCTGgcccataataataataataatttggacACCAAATTATCTTCACATCATCTTCATATTTATCTTGCTTGATAATCTTGACAGATTTTTTCAGCTCCTTTTGCAAATTTTCCACCAAATATTCAGTGTCAATTACCCCACTCACTATCACCAAGTTCCTTGGCTTGTCTATGAATATTCCTTCAAACCCTTATCATatcataagaaaaaaaaaattaagtctaTTAGGAAAACCCCATCAAATAGATTAAATGGAAGGGGGAAATTTTAAATAGAATAGGCATTTGGACATAAAAATGATATCTTTAAAACAATTGTAtttgaaaattgaagttgtgtttgaaaatgtatttaacttgatAAAAGTTAGTACTATAAGTTTTGTGACTGAAAAACAAATTTCACTCAAATAACCGGTCAAAATCACTTTTTAAACTTGAAGTtcatcttcaattttttttttccgaacaaCTGTCCAATGATATAACTAAACACTATTTTGAACAAAAAATTCACATCCAACGGGCCTTTAGCTCTTTGTAAATtgtaaaagaagaaaaatgttACCTTTTGTTTCGGTCACTATCTTTTGCATTTTCTTGACGCATTTATCACATCCCAAATTCATTTCCAGCGTTGTTTTTTTGGgaatctctttctcttttttctcttTTGGTTTTGGAGAAATGAGTTCCACTTTCTTTTCCAATTTCTTCTCGAACTTTTGTTGAAGTTTCATTGGATCCAATTTGCCAGTCATTGTTACTTTGTATTTCGTTCCAGAATCCTCTATGTTCATTGACTTTACACCTTTTCATAATGAAAcaaaccaaaataaaaaataaaaaattaagcaggttttggtcacaaaaaaataaaaaagggtaTTTGAAAATTGTAGTGTTTGAACATGAATTTAACTTgagaaaaagttgaagttttgtgagtgaaAATAAATTCACTTGGAAAAATGATCAAAAGCAACTTTTTCAAACTTAAAAATTATCTCTAAAGAACATCAGTCCAATATAAAACCAAACGTTGTTTTGAATTTAATTCATGTCCAAACAGGTCTTAAATAAACCAAGCAACTAGTAGAAATATTAGATGACTAAGAAAAAATTATATGATGAAGAAATTCAAAGATTGTACGTGTTGATACCTTCCATATTTTGAGTGCATTTGGCAATTCTTTTGAAACAATTCTTGCATACACAATGCATGTCTATCATTAGAACAACTTTAACATTTTCATCTTCTTTCTTATTCTCCTGCTTTTTGGAACTCATGTTTTTTTCACTGCTTTGAAATGCTCAACTTGTATTCTGTTTGGTTTATAGGAGAACTTGTTTTAAAATCCCAACATAATTtacttttttacttctttttttttttgttgtgtttaGGTGAGAATTCGCATATAAAAGCAAATCTTCACTCAGAGGTAATAATAATTGTGGCCAAAAGTGGAAGTGCATGCTTTTGAAGTCCTCTTCTGTTCTTCATTTGATGCTTCGAATAGAAATTTCTTTTTTCATTATATTAGACAAAAACGCGTATACAGAAATAGAAGCTTGATGATAAGACCTTAAAGAGACCTTAATAATATGGATGTAATGTTCTAgttattattaatataatttccctttcaaccaaaagaaaaaaaaaaagaataagacCTTTAAGAGCATATTAGGTGGGATTTGTTTTCCAGTTCATGAAGGTTCTAATAGCCACTTTGTGGTCTTGTATTTAGAAGTTAGACCTTTTTTCTAAAATTAGATGTGTGGTTTGAAGTTTAAAAGTAACCATTTGATACTAAAACTTATAGTCTAGTGGTAACAGTAGAAGCCATTTTTTCACGCAATAAGTGTGAGCTCGGTTCTCATTACTTCCTTTCCCCTTTCCCTTCCCCAATCccccatttttttatttttatttttgtaaaaaaaaaaaaaaaaagggggggggggggggggggtcacttGCTCTAAAGTTTCATACTCaaaattaatatttatatttagaACTTGATCTAATTTTGTAAATGTGACCAAACTTTAAAAATTCTGATACAAAAGTGGCTATCTACTCTAAATAATACAAGTAATAATGCCTTCCTCAGTAGCCCACTAGATAGAAGCCCAATATACctaatattttggtatatatgtatggatTGGGCTTAGCCCATATATGTGACTTAACCCAAGTACACTCCATCTATCAGATTGAGTGTACTGGTAACCACTTTGAGAGTAGTTACTCAAAACACATCCAACATTTATAAAGTATTTAAAGTTTAGCAAACACTATATTAGATGCCGATTTTTCAaaatgggtatgtatatgtacataaatAATAGTGCAACTTTTCAAATTTCAGGACACATGCCTGAATTTGAATTTGTGGTTCAAACTTCATGATACAATAAAAATTCGAACTAGTGAAAAGCAACCTGTACGAATGGTGTAACGATTGTCCCGCTATCTCCGACATGGACCCGGTGAAATTGAATTCTCCGTGAAGATGGCCTCTTCTTCCTGCCTTTTCTGTAAGAGACTTTCTTTCTTGCCTGAGTATGGGTCTACCTGCCTTATTCTTAAATGCCTTACCCTTCCTTATCCTAAGTCTTGGTATGCTTAGATTCCGGTTCCCCAGCCGACTGTTGAATCATAGGCGGTATCTGAACCCTTTTAGAGGCAACAGTTGACTTCCCCTTATTTATTGTGGTCCCAAGAGGCGTAATAACCTAAAAATTGTCCATGATGAATTGCTTTATTCTTAGTTACCATCAATCGGTTTGAAACCACAACTATTCAGAATATTTTCCTACACTATAAAATTTAGTTTCTTCTTTACAAGATTCAAGTGGCATGACAaggagcccatttggattggctgAAAAAAGTAGCTTTTAAGCACTAAGTATTGCAAAAGGACATTTTAAGTTCTTGAGTTGATTTTATAAATAAGTAGTTACTTATTTGGACAGAAGTGTTTGATAAACACTTTTTCTGTTAGAATGACTGAAATGACTTTAAAGCTGTTAACATAAAATCTAAATTGATTATTACAAATTTTTTAATTTACATCTCAAttcaatttaaattttaaaatgggTTATAGTTATTTTTAACTAAACAAAAATAATTAGCTGAAATAACACATTATAATTAATTTATTTGTAATTTCGGTGTAATATATTAAAAGTTTAGTGAAATTGACCCTTTGGATTATTAATACCGAAGGTTGAGGGTAACTGCTTGCTGATTGTTTCTTCCAGTTAAATGAGGCAATCAAGTAGTTTCAATGACTAAAACACAAAACGAAGAATGCTTCAGTATTAATCGATGGAGAAGTAaaagcagaagaagaagaaaggaaggtGGGGTAAGATTTTTTGAACTACCAGCAGATATATTAGAAGTTATAAGAAATACAAGGGATAAAAAGGTAATATATTTGGTCAAAGTTAAGTACTTTTAATCTGAAAAGCAATAAATTGGAATTCCTCAACTTTTTGCTTTCGGCTTATTTTAAGCAATTTTAACTTATTTGAATCACTTTTCTATCAAGCCAAACACTCCAAAATGTTAAAAATGTCAATTCAAGCACCCTCAAGGGGAACCAAGATAGTTTTAAAATCATAATACAAATACAAAGTAGAATTGTTGGCTAGCATTTCACCTGTCTGTGGAAATAAGTTGGTGTTGTTAGTGAATACATAGTGTTTTTTAAACTTTTTTAACTATGTAGAAGAATGAACGAAGCAGTACAGCTGAAGCAGGCAGTAGTTAAAGCGGCTAAATTTTAAATACTTTGCAAAATATGAATCCGCAACTTttgtagaacaaaaaaaaaaaagttgaaccaaactaccacaaaaaaaaaaaaaacataagcaGGTTTCAtccactaatttagtgcgtgaaaggaccaaactgcaaaaataaaaGTTTAGCCTTTTTgcgcacaaaattcgtgcgtgaatagCCAACAAAAGTCGTGCGTGAATTAGTATATTTGTATATTGGTTCAAGTCTACATGGATACGTAACCACATCTTCAATGTGATAACAAGCTATTAAGTGTCAAATGGTCCCTTTCCTTTACTTCTTCAAATCCAAGTCAACTTCAATATCCACCTAATTCACAAGCCTGCATTTTTTCCTAACCATATCAACCTCCAACTCTTATATTAATATATATTGTGGAGGCGAATTTAGGGTTTAAATTTGATGAGTTTAATTTTTAAAGTTCTTCATATTgaattcattatatatttaaaaTTATGGATTCATATTTATTACTATTGttataattttaattaatttttacacataaaattGCTCTCTATGTTAAGTATCGGGTTCAGATGAATTTGGTATCTAGTATCCGCCTAGGCATATTATTTTTTTGGTACATCGCCTcggcatatatataaatacaagttcaacacatatttaattatgtCGTCACGTAAGTATTATACCTAATGTTAAAGCGAGAGATTTACTTGTAATTGTTGTATTTATCATAATTAATGAAGATTAAAGATAATGATGGCACGCGATTCAATCAAGTTAATTTTGATTGTTGATTGATGtataaaaataattaagaaaTTTAAGCATACATGGAGATGGTGATAAGATATGAATACAGTATCGCTGAattccaagatttcaactttgATCCTTAAATTAATAGCTTTATAAGCATTTTAATTCGTCGAAGCTACtgaacacaacaactaaaatgatCCAAGTTGTGGTTAAGAAAAATTAACATGGACGATGTCGTCGTAAAAGTCTTTCGTGGAATGCTTATCATCATATATAGTAATCGAGAAcaataaaatatataataatttaaactccctccgtctcattttATGTGATGCATTTTTTATggacataaaatttaaaaaagaaagaaaggggaatTTTTAAAATTTGTACTCTAAAACAAGCCATACATATTTGTGTAATTACAAATAATctcattaaagataaaataaaaattttaaaattaaattgtttgtaGATATAAAGTTGTTTTTGCTATATGCCATAAAATTTATTGTTTGTAGCTTGTTATCACATTGAAGATGTGGTTACATATCCATGTAGACTTGAACCAATATACAAATATACTAATTCACTCATGACTTTTTGTTGGCCTataattcgtgcgtgaaaggccaaacttttatttttgaagtttggtcctttcacgcactaaattagtgcgtgcgtgaaagaccaaacttttatttttgcagtttgatcctttcacgcactaaattagtgtgaaacctacttatgttttttttttttttttgttagtttagttcaacattttttttttgtcctataaAAGTCGCAAATTCTACAAAATATAgattatattttaaataaaaactCTAAAAATAGATAACTAGTGTCATTTGTAATCCATCTGTCTTATGCCCTCTTATTGGACCAAAAAATAAGAATCTTAATATCTTATGCCCTCTTTCAAGAGACGACAAACACGAAAATCTTCAAGTATCGTTTTCTTTTCTATACAAAAGAAAAGCATAAACATCACTATCAAACTATAGCCTTTTAAATGTTTATAATTTCTTACCTCCACGGACATGACAACTCTATTTAGCCAATTTAGAACCATTAATAACCTCGTATGTTTGTACATAATGTAAATTAAATTCCCTAAAAcgtttttcttttattaaaatACTTTATGTTGTCTGGTTTGTTTTGGGATAATTCATAGCTTACATACGCAAAAAGTACAACACAGCTTGAGCAATGTCCTTGGTAGTTCAATTAATGTGTTATCATTGTACTTTACAAACCAAAACATGTTGTTCATAGTAGTTTTTAGAATGTCCGTCCATAGTGCTTCATTAGCAAACACGGAAAAATTATTAAAGCTTTAAAAAACTTTGACCTTTCTTTGCGAGGAGACCAACAACCTTGTTTTACTTCCTGTAAGTGTACTAGGCCACTGGATTTCCCAACCTTAGCATAAAAACCCGCATTCAGAAATTATAGAACTGTATTCCAACTATATCTCTATAAAAACAACTAATTTCACCGCTCTAAACTTTGTCTTATTTAATTTTTTGCTCTATTATTTTCTAACGCGTACTAGGTACGCGAAAGTGTGAATATTGGGGATCCACTTCACAACCTAACTTGGTTTCGGTATCAATCAAACTCGTAAAAGGGCATAGGAAAATCTACAAATGTTTTTGTTGGGGCTTTAATATCACACATATATCCTCTCTTTCTCTATCTCTCAAAAACATGCACGAAAAGAAACttcttttaaatttaaatttgatGAGTTCAATTAATTCCAAATTTTTAACACTAAATTCCTtacattttttaaatttatagCTTAATAATCACCTATATTATAGTTGTCTTTAGGGGTGGGCACAAATAACCGAAATCGAATTACCGAATCGAACCGGAATTTACCGTATCAGAGTTTGATTTATCATACCGGACCTATTTTTGAAAGTTTGATATTTAGTATCTACTTTCAATTATTGATTACCGAATTATCAAAATCAAATTTTGAAAATATCGAAACAAATACAAAGCGCACACCCTTAACCATATATATAGGTAACATTAGCGAGTGATTTAGATGTCATGATTGACCTGTGATGCCAAATACGTAATGTCAATGTTTGACAGTGAAGATCTAATCTTTATATGTAATTTCTCTATAAGCTAACGTATCAAATGTTAGACAAATTATGAACATATCTTGTTAAAATATCTTTTCCTTCAATACGTAATTACCCGAATTACTGTATTTAAGTTTGATTTATCATACCGAACCAAACTTTAAAAATTTGATATTTGATATCTACCTGTACTTATCGATTATCGAACTATCGAAATTGAACTTCGAAAATACCAAAAGTCCCCTCCTAGTTGTCgtcgtcgtcttcttcttcttttctttttcttttttggcgtTTGGCCTTTGTC
The sequence above is a segment of the Lycium barbarum isolate Lr01 chromosome 6, ASM1917538v2, whole genome shotgun sequence genome. Coding sequences within it:
- the LOC132600448 gene encoding heavy metal-associated isoprenylated plant protein 3-like, which encodes MSSKKQENKKEDENVKVVLMIDMHCVCKNCFKRIAKCTQNMEGVKSMNIEDSGTKYKVTMTGKLDPMKLQQKFEKKLEKKVELISPKPKEKKEKEIPKKTTLEMNLGCDKCVKKMQKIVTETKGFEGIFIDKPRNLVIVSGVIDTEYLVENLQKELKKSVKIIKQDKYEDDVKIIWCPNYYYYYGPECDRFVHGEAEYCRIM